One Lacunisphaera limnophila DNA window includes the following coding sequences:
- a CDS encoding GMC oxidoreductase gives MPLITSAQVRSDYDVIVVGSGAAGGQTAYTLTMEGARVLMLEAGRDYDPVKETPMFQTNGQAPLRGVATPDKHMGFHDATVDGGWTVPDEPYTQISEDPAKKFEWWRARMMGGRTNHWARHSLRNGPYDFKPYSRDGLGFDWPFTYDEIAPWYDKAEMLVGVYGENEGMENTPDSSPGVLQPAPAPRASELLAKKHMAPLGIPVIPIHRAVLTQRQDGEKLSQILHPGNPKAQRILAQSMSERAACFWATPCGRGCAIRATYQSTTVHLPPALATGNLDIVANAMVREVTLNAKGLADGVVYIDKTTGLEHRPKARVVVLGASSCESVRVLLNSKSARFPQGLANTTGLVGKYIMDTVGASLSGQIPALENLPPHNEDGAGGLHVYAPWWLYGPQLRGDLGFARGYHIEFGGGRSMPGMGAGAGLQNYTRGSYGLKLKEDARRFYGSTMFFSGRGEMIPNEGSYCELDPVVKDKWGIPVLRFAWEWSEHERKQAEHMERTFRDIILAMGGKVLGASGNRKRISPDHPIEIGGRVIHEVGGAIMGSDRTKSVTNQWCQTWDVPNLYMTDGATFPSNADKNPTITIMALAWRAGEHMLAEMKKGNF, from the coding sequence ATGCCGCTCATTACCTCCGCCCAGGTCAGGTCTGATTATGATGTCATTGTCGTTGGCTCCGGCGCCGCCGGCGGCCAGACGGCCTACACGCTTACCATGGAGGGAGCCCGCGTCCTGATGCTCGAGGCCGGCCGCGACTACGACCCGGTGAAGGAGACGCCGATGTTTCAGACCAACGGTCAGGCGCCCCTGCGCGGCGTGGCCACACCGGACAAGCACATGGGTTTCCACGACGCCACGGTCGACGGCGGCTGGACCGTTCCCGACGAGCCCTACACGCAGATCTCGGAGGACCCGGCGAAAAAGTTCGAGTGGTGGCGCGCCCGCATGATGGGCGGCCGCACTAACCACTGGGCGCGCCATTCGCTGCGTAACGGCCCCTACGATTTCAAGCCCTACAGCCGCGACGGTCTCGGCTTCGACTGGCCCTTCACCTACGACGAGATCGCGCCCTGGTACGACAAGGCCGAGATGCTGGTCGGCGTCTACGGCGAGAACGAGGGCATGGAAAACACGCCCGACTCCTCTCCCGGCGTCCTCCAGCCCGCGCCCGCCCCCCGCGCCAGCGAGTTGCTGGCCAAGAAACACATGGCCCCGCTCGGTATCCCGGTGATCCCGATCCACCGCGCCGTGCTCACGCAGCGCCAGGACGGCGAGAAGCTCTCCCAGATTCTCCACCCGGGCAACCCCAAGGCCCAGCGCATCCTCGCCCAATCCATGAGCGAGCGCGCCGCCTGCTTCTGGGCCACGCCTTGCGGACGCGGCTGCGCCATCCGCGCCACGTACCAGTCCACCACCGTCCACCTGCCGCCTGCTCTGGCCACCGGCAATCTCGACATCGTGGCCAATGCCATGGTGCGCGAGGTGACGCTCAACGCCAAGGGCCTCGCCGACGGCGTGGTCTACATCGACAAGACCACCGGCCTCGAGCACCGGCCCAAGGCCCGCGTCGTCGTCCTCGGCGCCAGCTCCTGCGAGTCGGTGCGCGTGCTCCTCAATTCCAAGTCCGCCCGCTTCCCCCAGGGCCTGGCCAACACCACCGGTCTCGTAGGCAAGTACATCATGGACACGGTCGGCGCCAGCCTCAGCGGCCAGATCCCCGCCTTGGAGAACCTGCCGCCGCACAACGAGGACGGCGCGGGCGGTCTCCACGTTTACGCCCCGTGGTGGCTCTATGGTCCGCAGTTGCGCGGCGACCTCGGCTTCGCCCGTGGCTATCACATCGAGTTCGGCGGCGGCCGCTCCATGCCCGGCATGGGCGCGGGCGCCGGCCTGCAGAATTACACCCGTGGCAGTTACGGCCTGAAACTGAAGGAGGATGCCCGCCGCTTCTACGGCTCCACCATGTTCTTCTCCGGCCGCGGCGAGATGATCCCCAACGAGGGTTCCTACTGTGAGCTCGACCCGGTCGTGAAGGACAAGTGGGGCATTCCCGTGCTCCGCTTCGCCTGGGAATGGTCCGAGCACGAGCGCAAGCAGGCCGAGCACATGGAACGGACCTTCCGTGACATCATCCTCGCCATGGGCGGCAAGGTCCTCGGCGCCTCGGGCAACCGCAAGCGCATCAGCCCCGACCACCCGATCGAGATCGGCGGCCGCGTCATCCACGAGGTCGGTGGCGCCATCATGGGCTCCGACCGCACCAAGTCCGTCACCAACCAATGGTGCCAGACCTGGGACGTGCCCAACCTCTACATGACCGACGGTGCGACCTTCCCGTCCAACGCGGACAAGAACCCCACCATCACGATCATGGCCCTGGCCTGGCGCGCCGGCGAACACATGCTCGCCGAGATGAAGAAGGGGAATTTCTAA
- a CDS encoding gluconate 2-dehydrogenase subunit 3 family protein: MTDAQRRTAAALCGLIIPAEGSVPSAADLMVHDFIDEWISSPYPDQQADRATVLAGLAWIDTESRRRFGADFADLTPAQMAAIADDVCHAPDAKPEHVEGARFFAKFRDLTASGFFTTPEGMYDLGYRGNTPLAEFKGPPREVLEKLGLV; the protein is encoded by the coding sequence ATGACCGACGCCCAGCGCCGCACCGCCGCGGCCCTCTGCGGGCTCATCATCCCGGCCGAAGGCTCCGTCCCGAGTGCGGCGGACCTCATGGTCCACGACTTCATCGACGAGTGGATCAGCTCGCCGTATCCCGACCAGCAGGCCGATCGCGCGACCGTCCTCGCCGGCCTGGCTTGGATCGACACCGAGTCCCGCCGGCGCTTCGGCGCGGACTTCGCCGACCTGACGCCGGCGCAGATGGCCGCGATCGCCGACGACGTCTGTCACGCCCCCGACGCCAAGCCCGAGCACGTCGAGGGCGCCCGCTTCTTCGCCAAGTTCCGCGACCTCACGGCCAGCGGCTTCTTCACCACCCCCGAGGGCATGTACGACCTCGGCTACCGCGGCAACACGCCCCTGGCCGAGTTCAAGGGTCCCCCGCGAGAAGTACTGGAGAAGCTGGGTTTGGTTTGA
- a CDS encoding sugar phosphate isomerase/epimerase family protein, whose translation MNRRTALRTLAATALPFLGARALAAADQQPSTGSQRPRETPAFTLGVATVTLKSLPLDNMVAAVHRAGLDTISLHRAHSPWENQPGQWRDIADRIHAAGIKVACCGVLYLKNDEPAIRRMMEYTKTLGISLFSCSPEPAALPVLNKLVQEYDLRAAIHNHGPEDKSWPSVKGVMDAIAPLDPRLGLCLDVGHCYRSGEDPVAMIHACKDRLYDVHLKDTIAAVGQHGDTPIEMGRGKLDLRAILGALKATGYAHGAWLEYEKDPNDPVPGLTESAGYIRGLLAAQ comes from the coding sequence ATGAACCGCCGCACCGCCCTCAGGACCCTCGCCGCCACCGCTCTGCCGTTCCTCGGCGCCCGCGCCCTGGCGGCTGCCGACCAACAACCCTCAACCGGCAGCCAACGTCCGCGTGAAACGCCCGCTTTCACGCTCGGCGTCGCCACCGTCACCCTCAAGAGCCTGCCGCTGGACAACATGGTCGCGGCCGTGCACCGCGCCGGGCTCGACACGATTTCCCTGCACCGCGCTCATTCGCCGTGGGAAAACCAACCCGGCCAGTGGCGCGACATTGCCGACCGGATCCACGCCGCCGGCATCAAGGTGGCCTGCTGCGGCGTGCTCTACCTTAAGAACGACGAGCCCGCGATCCGCCGCATGATGGAGTACACGAAAACCCTCGGCATTTCGCTCTTCAGCTGCAGCCCCGAGCCGGCCGCGCTGCCGGTTCTGAACAAGCTGGTCCAAGAATACGACCTGCGCGCCGCCATCCACAACCACGGGCCGGAGGACAAGTCCTGGCCGTCAGTCAAAGGCGTGATGGACGCCATCGCCCCGCTCGACCCGCGCCTCGGGCTCTGCCTCGACGTCGGTCATTGCTACCGCAGCGGCGAGGACCCGGTGGCGATGATTCATGCCTGCAAGGACCGGCTCTATGACGTGCATCTGAAGGACACCATCGCCGCCGTCGGTCAGCACGGCGACACGCCAATCGAGATGGGGCGGGGGAAGCTGGACCTGCGCGCGATCCTCGGTGCGCTCAAGGCCACCGGTTACGCCCATGGCGCCTGGCTCGAATACGAGAAGGACCCCAACGACCCGGTCCCCGGCCTCACCGAATCCGCCGGCTACATCCGCGGGTTGCTGGCCGCCCAGTAG